A DNA window from Alligator mississippiensis isolate rAllMis1 chromosome 11, rAllMis1, whole genome shotgun sequence contains the following coding sequences:
- the LOC132243723 gene encoding olfactory receptor 2K2-like, producing the protein MKVGNHEEYYWGNSTSVSEFILLGFSSQPKTQLLLFVFFLTIYLATLFGHSLLIALVKTDSRLHTPVYFFLANLSFLEISYTTTTVPQMLVHLLSTKKSIFYAACVAQMFIFLSLAIIECILYAAMAYDRYVAICHPLRYTIIRNRSVCVKMAISFWVSGFLLSIMNTGFTMRFPYCLNEINHFFCEVPAILKLACADTRLTEQVTLLMAVILLLTPLSLILISYVFILEAILRISSAEGRFKAFSTCTSHITVVTLFYGTAVYMYMRPASSYSPEWDKTFSLLYNVVSGLLNPLIYSLRNKEVKGAVLKMMGKTDH; encoded by the coding sequence GTGGGAAATCATGAGGAATATTACTGGGGGAACAGCACCTCGGTGTCGGAGTTCATCCTGCTGGGGTTCTCCAGCCAGCCCAAgacgcagctgctgctgttcGTGTTCTTCCTAACTATCTACCTGGCGACCCTCTTTGGACACAGCCTCCTCATTGCCCTTGTCAAGACTGACTCCCGTCTCCACACACCCGTGTACTTCTTTCTGGCCAACCTCTCCTTCCTAGAGATCAGCTACACCACCACCACCGTTCCCCAGATGCTGGTCCACCTCCTCTCCacaaagaaaagcattttctATGCTGCCTGTGTTGCGCAGATGTTCATCTTCCTCTCTCTGGCAATAATTGAGTGTATACTCTATGCTGCAATGGCCTATGACCGGTACGTGGCCATATGCCACCCTTTGCGCTATACCATCATCAGGAACAGGTCAGTCTGCGTCAAGATGGCCATCAGCTTCTGGGTATCTGGCTTCCTTCTTTCCATAATGAATACAGGCTTCACCATGAGGTTCCCCTACTGCTTAAATGAAATCAATCACTTCTTTTGTGAGGTGCCAGCCATCTTGAAGCTGGCCTGTGCAGACACACGCCTCACTGAGCAGGTGACCCTTTTGATGGCAGTTATACTACTCCTGACCCCACTGTCTTTGATCCTAATCTCCTATGTATTCATCCTGGAAGCCATCCTGAGGATCAGCTCAGCTGAGGGGAGGttcaaagccttctccacctgcacctcacaCATCACTGTTGTGACTCTCTTCTACGGTACCGCCGTGTACATGTACATGCGCCCAGCCTCCAGCTACTCACCCGAGTGGGACAAAACGTTTTCCCTCTTGTATAATGTTGTGTCTGGCCTCCTGAATCCTcttatctacagcctgaggaacaaggaggtcaaAGGAGCCGTACTCAAAATGATGGGCAAGACGGACCACTGA